One genomic region from Camelus bactrianus isolate YW-2024 breed Bactrian camel chromosome 3, ASM4877302v1, whole genome shotgun sequence encodes:
- the FAM170A gene encoding protein FAM170A, which translates to MKQRQKRKHLENEESQETAQKGGGISKSQVDAPQLGSPAVAQGCGPGVGKISSSSEYFSCVSSPCKLTHDRIRRSHGDSRQPRVPLAQVQEHGETVLPLEHVSSPSSYKTCVSSLYRNKEEQGMKIYYMQVQMRKGVAVSWETEKPSETLEKQPKMEEVNLAEGVWVGTPPSDVSTRNLLSDSEPSGEEKEHEERAESDSPLGSPAVEERPRAKTPDWLVTMEIGFRCMACCRVFSTLELLQEHVQYGIREGFSCYVFHLTMAQLTGSVESEIIPKEEVVEEEEEEEEEEEKQEEKANEEEQPTGEDLSKRRPWSQCPGCVFHSPKDRSN; encoded by the exons ATGAAACAGCGACAGAAGAGGAAACATCTGGAAAATGAAGAGTCCCAGGAGACTGCCCAGAAGGGAGGCG GAATCTCCAAGTCACAAGTTGATGCCCCTCAGCTTGGATCCCCTGCGGTGGCCCAAGGATGTGGCCCAGGAGTAGGAAAGATCTCCTCGTCCTCCGAATACTTCTCTTGTGTTTCTTCTCCATGCAAGCTCACCCATGACA GAATCCGGAGATCACATGGAGACAGTCGCCAGCCTAGAGTGCCCCTAGCACAGGTTCAGGAACATGGGGAGACTGTTCTCCCCTTAGAGCACGTCTCATCCCCTTCATCCTATAAGACCTGTGTGTCCTCTCTGTATAGAAACAAAGAGGAACAGGGCATGAAAATATACTACATGCAGGTACAAATGAGAAAGGGGGTAGCTGTCTCCTGGGAGACAGAGAAACCCTCGGAGACCCTGGAAAAGCAGCCGAAGATGGAAGAAGTGAACCTTGCTGAAGGAGTGTGGGTAGGTACCCCCCCCTCTGATGTGTCCACCAGAAACCTCCTGTCTGACAGCGAGCCcagtggggaggagaaggagcatGAGGAAAGGGCAGAGTCAGACAGCCCACTAGGGTCACCTGCAGTCGAGGAGAGACCCAGGGCCAAGACCCCTGACTGGCTGGTGACCATGGAGATTGGCTTCAGGTGCATGGCCTGCTGCCGGGTCTTCTCCACCTTGGAGCTCCTCCAGGAGCACGTGCAGTATGGCATCCGGGAAGGCTTCAGCTGCTACGTCTTTCATCTCACCATGGCTCAGCTGACAGGTAGCGTGGAATCAGAGATCATCCCcaaggaggaggtggtggaggaggaggaggaggaagaggaggaggaagagaagcaagaagaaaaggcgAATGAGGAGGAGCAGCCCACAGGGGAAGACCTCAGCAAGAGGAGACCCTGGAGCCAATGTCCAGGCTGTGTGTTTCATTCTCCGAAGGACAGGAG CAACTGA